CCTGGTGCCCGCGTACAACGAGGAGGCGGGCATCGCCTCCACCGTGTACTCGCTGCTCGCCTCGACCTACCCGCACTTCCAGATCATCGTCATCGACGACGGCTCGACGGACGCCACCGCCGACATCGCCGAGTCCATCGCCGACGCCGACCCGCGCGTGACGGTGATCCGGCAGCCCAACGGCGGCAAGCCCAGCGCCCTCAACACCGGCCTGGCGTACGCCAGGCACGACATCGTCGTGATGGTCGACGCGGACACCATCTTCGAGCCCGAGGCGCTGGCCCGCCTCGTCCAGCCGCTCGCCCACCCGGCGGTCGGCGCGGTCAGCGGCAACACCAAGGTCGGCAACCGGCGCCGCCTCCTCGGCAAGTGGCAGCACCTGGAGTACGTACTCGGCTTCAATCTGGACCGGCGGATGTTCGAGGTCCTGGAGTGCATGCCGACCGTGCCGGGGGCGATCGGCGCCTTCCGCAGGGACGCGCTGATGGGCGTCGGCGGTGTCAGCGACGAGACGCTCGCCGAGGACACCGACCTCACGATGGCGCTCTGGCGGGCCGGCTGGCGCGTCGTGTACGAGGAGTCGGCGGTCGCCTGGACCGAGGTGCCGACCACGATCCGGCAGCTGTGGCGCCAGCGCTACCGCTGGTGCTACGGCACCCTCCAGTCGATGTGGAAGCACCGCCGCGCGGTGACGGAGCTCGGACCCGCCGGACGCTTCGGCCGCCGCGTGGCGGTCTACGTCACGCTGTTCCAGATCGTGCTGCCGCTGTGCGCGCCGGTCGTCGACCTGTTCGCCCTGTTCGGCGCGGTGTTCCGCGACCCCGTGGAGGCCGCCCTCGTCTGGTTCGGGTTCCTCTCCGTGCAGCTGGTCACCGCCGCGTACGCGCTGCGGCTCGACCGCGAACGGCTGCGGGTCCTGTGGGCGCTGCCGCTGCAGCAGCTCATCTACCGGCAGCTGATGTACCTGGTGGTCATCCACTCCGTGATCACGGCACTGCTCGGCACCCGCCTGAAGTGGCACAGCATGAAACGGGCGGGCACGGCCGACCCCTATCTGGTCGAGGCACCGTCCCCGTCGCCATCCCCGTCGCCGCCCGAGGAGGAGCGGCCGAGCCTGCAAGGGAGCCGGACATGACAGAGACGGACCCCACGGTCACGCGCGAACGGTTCGCCGAGCGTCCCAGCTCCCGCTACGGGCCACGGCGCGCCCACGCCCGCCGGCCGAAGAAGCGCAGGAGGCTGCGGCGGACGGTGCTCGTCCTGCTCGCCGCGGCGGTCGTCGCGGCGGGCGGCACGTACGGCTGGGCGGAGACCCGGCTGCGACGCGACGTCGACCTCGGCGCGTACGGGGACCGCCCGCCGCCCGGCGAGGGCACCAACTACCTCATCGTGGGCTCGGACAGCCGCGACGGGCTCTCCGAGGGCGACGTGAAGGACCTGCACGCGGGCGGGGGCGGCGGGCGGCGCACGGACTCGATGATGCTGCTGCACACCGGGGCCAACGGCGCCACGATGGTCAGCCTGCCGCGCGACTCATGGGTCACCCTGCCCGGCCGCCTCGACACGACGACGGGCAAGACGAAACGCCCGGAAGGAGACAAACTGAACGCAGCCTTCTCCTACGGCGGCCCCGAGCTCCTCGCGCACACCGTCGAGCGGAACACCGGCCTGCGCATCGACCACTACGCGGAGATCGGCTTCGCCGGGTTCGTGAACATCGTCGACGCGATCGGCGGCGTACGGATGTGCCTGGACCGGGACATCAAGGACGAGAAGTCGGGCGCCGACCTGCGCAAGGGCTGCCACACCCTGAACGGCAAACAGGCGCTCGCCTACGTACGCCAGCGCCACCAGGAGCGCGAGGGCGACCTGGGCCGGTCGAAGAACCAGCAGAAGCTCCTGTCGACCCTCGCCCACCAGGCCGCCCGCCCCGACACGCTCTTCGACCCCACGGAGATCGGCCCGGCCGCGCGGGCCGGGCTCGACACGCTCATCGTCGACGAGGACATGAGCCTGCCCGATCTCAGCCGGATGTTCCGCGCCGTGCGGAGCGTCTCGGGCGGCCACGGCAGGCGGCTCAACGTGCCCGTGTCCGGCATCGGCATCCCCACGTCCAAGGGCAACGTACTGAAGTGGGACCCGGAGAAGGCGCCCCGGCTCTTCGCCGACCTGCGGCACGACAGGCCGCCCGCCGCATGACTCACACGAGCTCGGGCGCGGGCGGCTGCTTCCGGGTCTCCGGCACGGGGTCCGCGTCCGCCTGCCGGGGCAGCCGCACCGGCTCGGGCCGCGCGTCCCACGCGCGGGTCGTCCGCACGTACACGTAGATCACCGAGAGCATCGCGAGCACGATGAGCGGGCCGGACATCCACGGGTGTTCGGCCATCTCCACCGGCAGGAAGCGGTACGAGGCGAGGAGCGCGGCGAACACGGCGGTGCCGTAGGCGACGAGGCGGACCCCCGACCGGTCCCAGCCGCGGTCGAACGTGCGGAGACCCGCCTCGACGGTGAGCGAGAACACCACGCCCGCGAGGAGGTCCACGCCGTAGTGGTAGCCGAAGCCCAGCGTCGCGGTGAGGGTCGCGGCGAGCCAGAAGGTGCCCGCGTACCGGAGCCAGCGCGGTCCCTTCCGGGAGTGGATGAAGATCGCGGTGGCCCACGCGGTGTGCAGGCTGGGCATGCAGTTGCGCGGGGTGATCCCGTCGTACGGCACCGGGTGCGGGGCCGTGATCGGCGGCGGGGTGTGCGGCCACAGGTCGGCCACCGCCCACTGGAGACCGCCGGTGCCGGAGGTGCCGGGGCCGTAGGCGAAGATCGGGCCGACCACCGGGAAGATCATGTAGAAGGCGGGCCCGAGGACGCCGATCAGCAGGAAGGTGCGCACCAGGTGGTGGCGCGGGAAGCGGCCATCGGCGGCCACGTTGCGCAGCTGGTAGAGGGCGACGACGACCGCGGCGACCGCCAGCTGCGCGTACACGAGGTCCGTCACGTGCGTCACGACCGGGCCGCCGGCATCGAGGAGGCGGCCCGCGAGCCACGACGGGTTGCCCAGGGCGTGGTCGGCGACGGCCACGTACGGGTCGAGGACGGTGGGGTGGGTCTTGGCCGTGATGAGCAGCCATGTGTCACCGGTCTTGCGGCCCGCCACGAGGAGCAGACCGAGACCGACGCCTTTCAGGAGCAGGACGCGCTGCTCGCCGGTGCGGCGGGTGATCGCGAAGACCGCGCAGCCCAGCATGGCCCAGAGGGCGCCGTTGCCGAAGAACTGCCCCTCGGGCACGTCGGCGTCGACCAGCCACCGCACCAGCACGAAGACGGCGTCGATGCCGATCGCGGCACCGGCGGCGATGCATCTCTGCCGCCAGGTGAGCACCACCATCATCAACGCGAGGCCGCCGTAGAGCGGCCCCGGTTTGGGCGGGAACAGCACTTCGCGCGCCTGGTTGGTGAGGGGTCCCGGCACGCCGCCGTAGTGCCGGGCCGCGACCTCCAGGGCGACGAGCATCCCGAGGGCCACCACACCCGCCCCGGCCCACAGGAGCACCCGTGGCCGACGCCACGCGGCGCGCTCCATGCTGCGGTCTATTCGCGAATACACCCGGAAACTATAGGTTTCCTTCGGACGTCCCGGTGCGGCGGGGGAGTCAGCTCCCGGGAGACCCGGCGTAGTGCGCGTCTATCCGCGCCCGGTAACCGGGGTCGGTGACCCGCAGGTCCCTGTCGAAGCGCGGGGCGTCCCTGACGTGGTCCTTCGTGTGGGGCACGTGGACGGTGCGGGTCGCCTCGTCGACGTGCGAGACGACCCAGAGGGGCAGCAGGACCTTCCTGCTCAGGAGCGTCCCGCCGGTGTCGACGACGACATGGTCGGGCGCCACCTCCTCCGAGGCCGGGTCCACCTTGCCGATCGATCCGTCGCTGCCCTCCACCGCGCAGTCCAGGAGGCGGGCGACGGAGATGTGGCTGTTCGGGTTCCCGGGAGCCGGGACTCTGTCGGTCATCGCGCGGTTCCTCTCCGCCGCAAGCGGCATCGGTGTCAGTGCTGCGCAACTGCTGTGTGCAACTGCTCTGTGTAACGCGTGGTAGCCGCATGCTCGCGTCGGCGCGGATGAAACGTGGTTCCCGCGCCCTCACCCCCGTCGGGTGGGGCCGCCCGGGCGGCGTTGCGGGACCTTCACATCTCGGGACCGGTGAAGGCGCCCGCGAGGGGCAACCGGGAAGGGACGCCGCGGGGAGGTTGCCGCAGATGTTAATTGTCGCTCTCTTGTTGTTGCCGGTCATGGGACTGCTGCTGGTCGGTATGGACCGGATCGAGAGCCGTATGGAAGCAGAGACCCCACCACCCTCCGGCCGCCACCGACGCCACCTGCGCCTGATCCCCGGGCACGCCGGACGCGCCCGGCAGTCCGGACCGTCCGGCCAGCACCGCGGGGGACGCCGGGAGGCGGTGGCGGGGGCACGCCGCGAGGACGAGGCGGCCTGAGAGGGCGTGGGTCAGGAGGGCGGGTACCGGACGTCCTCCCGGTACTCCCGCGCCTGCTGTCGGACCGAGGGTGGCAGCTCGCCGACCGCCAGGTCGGCGAGCGTCACCCGTTCCAGGACCTGGCGCAGGCTCACCCGCACCGCACGCCACACGTCCGGCAGTGCGGCCGCCGGACCCGGGTAGCTGAGGTCGCTGAGCTTGAGATCGCGGAAGTTCGCCAGCGAACCGTCGATGGCCCGGATGATGTCGGCGATGGAGATCTCCTCCGGCGGCCTGGCGAGCCGGTACCCCCCGTCGGGCCCGCGGCTGCTGAGCACGAGACGGTGCTGGCGCAGCTCGCGCAGGATCGAGAGCAGGAAACGCACCGGTATGCCCTGCGAGTCGGACAGTTGCTCGGCCTTCTGCGGTGACTGCGGACTGCGCGCGAGTTCGGCCATCGCCCGTATCGCGTAGTCCGTCCGGGCCGTGATCCGCATACGCATCAGCCTCCGTGGGTCGGTCGGGGCCACGCCAGGTCACTTTCGGTCAACCTGCCGCTGCTTCCCGACATTTGACGAACCGTTGGGAGCGCTGGGTCCACCCCCTGACATATAACCTATCGAATTGGTGGACAATCCCAGCGGAGGTGCAGATGCTCCCCGGCACACGCGCACATGTCCCGCACAGAATCGTGGTGGTGGGCGCCGGAGCCGCCGGAACCACGGTCGTCATCCACGTCGCCGACGAGGCGGTCCGGCGCCGCACACCCGTGGAGATCACGCTGGTCGACCCGAGCCCGCGGACCGGCGCGGGCGTCGCCTTCGCCACGGACGACCCACGGCACCTCCTCAACGTCCCCGCCGGGGGCATGAGTTGCCTCCCGGACCGGCCCGGCCACTTCGTCGACTGGCTCGTGCGGCACCGCGAACCCGCCGCGACCGCCCGCTCCTTCGTCTCCCGGCGCCACTACGGCGACTACCTCGCCGCCACCTCGGCGGCCTCCGTCGAACGGGCGGGCGGCCTGGTCACCTACCGGCGCCTGCACACCCGCGCGACGGCCTGCGCCTGGCGCGGCGACCGCGCCCGGGTGACCCTCGCCGACGGCACCCGCGTCACCGCCGACAGCGTGGTGCTCGCGACCGGCCCGCTGGCAGGCCGCTCCCCGTGGGCGTCACCCGAACTCCGCGCGTCCAAGCGGTTCGTGGCCGACCCCTGGGCCCCCGACGCGCTCGCGGGACCGCTCGCCGACGACGCGGACGTACTCCTCGTCGGCAGCGGACTCACCGCCGTGGACGTCGCTCTGACACTCGCCCGCCCCGGCCGCACCGTTCACGTCCTGTCCCGCCACGGCCTGCTGCCCGAGGCCCACGCCGTCGCGCCGCTGCCGCCCGTGGCACCGGCAGAACCCCTGGAGGGCCTGCCGCTGCGCCCGCTGCGTGCCGCGGTCCTGCGGCACGTCCGGCAGGTGACGCGCGCACACGGCGACTGGCGTCCGGCCGTCGACGGCCTGCGGCCGCTGACCGCCGGCCTGTGGAGCGCCCTGGACGACGAGCAGCGAGCGGAGTTCCTGCGCACCGACCGGCCCCGCTGGAACGTGCTCCGGCACCGGATGGCCCCGGAGACGGCGGAGGCGGTCACCCGGCTCAGGACCGCCCGGCGGCTGCGCCTGCACGTGGGAGAGGCCGCCGGGACCCGGATGGACCCGGACGCGCTGACCGTCACACCGACGGGCTCGGCGCCCGTGCGGGTCGGCTGGGTGGTGGACTGTTCCGGGCCGGGCCTCCGCCCGGCCGAATCCGCCGACCCCCTGCTGTCGTGCCTGCTGTCGTCCGGGCTCGCCGAGCCCGGGCCGCTGGGCATCGGACTCGCGGGCACCCCCGTGGGACAGCTGCGGTCCCGCGACGGATACCGCTCGCTGTGGACGCTCGGCGCGCACCGGCGCGGCGAACTGTGGGAGACCACCGCGGTCCCGGAGATCCGGCAGCAGGCCGCGCGTCTCGCACGGTCGATCCTCGGCGCCGTACGGACCGGCGGCGACCCGCGGGTGGCGGAGGAGACGCCGGTCGTCGTGGCCTCCCCTCCGTCGTCCCGGGTCCGCCACCGCACCGGCTGCACGGTCTGGCTCACCGGCCTGCCCAGCGCCGGAAAGAGCAGCGTCGCCCAGGAACTGGCCACCCGGCTGCGCGCGGAGGGACACCGGGTGGAGGTCCTCGACGGGGACGAGATCCGCGGGAACCTCTCGGCGGGACTCGGCTTCTCCCGCGAGGACCGCGACACCCACGTACGGCGGATCGGCATGGTCGCCGAGGTGCTCGCCCGCAACGGCGTCATCGTCCTGGTCCCGGTCATCGCGCCCTACCGCGCCAACCGCGAGAGCGTCCGGCTCCGCCACGACCTCGCGCGCATCCCGTATCTGGAGATCCATGTCGCGGCGCCCGTGGAGGTGTGCTCGGTGCGGGACGTCAAGGGCCTGTACGCGAAGCAGGCCGCCGGCGCGATCCAGGGCGTGACCGGGGTGGACGACCCGTACGAGGCGCCCGAGCGCCCGGACCTGCGCCTGCACACGCACCGCGAGCCGGTCTCGGTCTCGGCGGACGGCGTCCACCTCATGCTCACCGAACGGGGACTGATATGACCACGGTCGCGTCATCCGCCGCGGGGCTGCCGACCGGCGGCGCACCCCACCTCTCGCACCTGGACGTGCTGGAGTCGGAGGCGGTGCACATCCTGCGCGAGGTGGCGGGCGAGTTCGAGAACCCGGTGGTGCTTTTCTCCGGTGGCAAGGACTCCATCGTCATGCTGCACCTGGCGCTGAAGGCGTTCACCCCGGCGCCGGTGCCCTTCGCGCTGCTGCACGTGGACACCGGCCACAACTTCCCCGAGGTGCTTGCCTTCCGCGACCGTGTCGTGGCGGAGCACGGCCTGCGCCTGCACGTCGCCTCGGTGCAGGACTACATCGACCGCGGTGTGCTGAAGGAGCGTCCTGACGGCACCCGCAACCCGCTCCAGACGGTGCCGCTGACGGAGAAGATCGCTCAGGAACGGTTCGACGCGGTCTTCGGCGGCGGGCGCCGCGACGAGGAGAAGGCGCGGGCGAAGGAGCGCGTGTTCTCCCTGCGGGACGAGTTCTCGCAGTGGGATCCGCGCCGCCAGCGCCCCGAGCTGTGGAACCTGTACAACGGCCGCCACGCGCCGGGCGAGCACGTCCGGGTGTTCCCGCTGTCCAACTGGACCGAGCTGGACGTGTGGCAGTACATCGCCCGCGAGGACATCGAACTGCCCGGGATCTACTTCGCGCACGAGCGTGAGGTGTTCCAGCGGGCGGGGATGTGGCTGACCGCGGGCGAGTGGGGCGGTCCGAAGGAGGGCGAGACGGTCGAGAAGCGGCTCGTGCGGTACCGCACGGTCGGCGACATGTCCTGCACCGGCGCCGTCGACTCCGACGCGACCACGCTGGACGCCGTCATCACCGAGATCGCCGGGTCCCGCCTCACCGAGCGCGGCGCGACCCGCGCCGACGACAAGATGTCCGAGGCCGCGATGGAAGACCGCAAGCGCGAGGGGTACTTCTGATGGGTGTTCTGGCCGGTACGACCGTCGACACGCTGAACTTCGCCACCGCGGGCTCCGTCGACGACGGCAAGTCCACGCTCGTGGGACGGCTGTTGCACGACTCCAAGTCGGTCCTCACCGACCAGCTGGAGGCCGTCGAGCGCGCCTCGGCCAGCCGCGGCGCCGACGCCCCCGACCTGGCGCTGCTCACCGACGG
The sequence above is a segment of the Streptomyces sp. Je 1-369 genome. Coding sequences within it:
- a CDS encoding PRC-barrel domain-containing protein, whose amino-acid sequence is MTDRVPAPGNPNSHISVARLLDCAVEGSDGSIGKVDPASEEVAPDHVVVDTGGTLLSRKVLLPLWVVSHVDEATRTVHVPHTKDHVRDAPRFDRDLRVTDPGYRARIDAHYAGSPGS
- a CDS encoding phosphatase PAP2 family protein; the protein is MERAAWRRPRVLLWAGAGVVALGMLVALEVAARHYGGVPGPLTNQAREVLFPPKPGPLYGGLALMMVVLTWRQRCIAAGAAIGIDAVFVLVRWLVDADVPEGQFFGNGALWAMLGCAVFAITRRTGEQRVLLLKGVGLGLLLVAGRKTGDTWLLITAKTHPTVLDPYVAVADHALGNPSWLAGRLLDAGGPVVTHVTDLVYAQLAVAAVVVALYQLRNVAADGRFPRHHLVRTFLLIGVLGPAFYMIFPVVGPIFAYGPGTSGTGGLQWAVADLWPHTPPPITAPHPVPYDGITPRNCMPSLHTAWATAIFIHSRKGPRWLRYAGTFWLAATLTATLGFGYHYGVDLLAGVVFSLTVEAGLRTFDRGWDRSGVRLVAYGTAVFAALLASYRFLPVEMAEHPWMSGPLIVLAMLSVIYVYVRTTRAWDARPEPVRLPRQADADPVPETRKQPPAPELV
- a CDS encoding bifunctional polysaccharide deacetylase/glycosyltransferase family 2 protein, which encodes MSRRAAVRRPPRGHWLVLLLVLLVVAVALLFEGWTTHQVDAARAKPPCTRPIPRGDDDGKPLLRFGPKGVTTAAMPPGTAALTFDGGPDPVWTPRLLDLLRRHHAQATFFVYGKDAAEHPELMRRILYEGHEIGSYTYSGGDLGVASPLRARLELSLTQSALAGTAGINTTLLRLPHTTAADTLCGPQWPAAKRAADQGYLVVASDHKDRKPWRGVVTQHSQTDLGYHEAQDLLRDHRVKRFTTISGGLGRPSFTDEVPVAQEIKGEGLVRTQQLGHAFLTVMVWALTLTGVLGVLRMLLFAVFARLHVRRLRRFRPGAPRLREVREPVTVLVPAYNEEAGIASTVYSLLASTYPHFQIIVIDDGSTDATADIAESIADADPRVTVIRQPNGGKPSALNTGLAYARHDIVVMVDADTIFEPEALARLVQPLAHPAVGAVSGNTKVGNRRRLLGKWQHLEYVLGFNLDRRMFEVLECMPTVPGAIGAFRRDALMGVGGVSDETLAEDTDLTMALWRAGWRVVYEESAVAWTEVPTTIRQLWRQRYRWCYGTLQSMWKHRRAVTELGPAGRFGRRVAVYVTLFQIVLPLCAPVVDLFALFGAVFRDPVEAALVWFGFLSVQLVTAAYALRLDRERLRVLWALPLQQLIYRQLMYLVVIHSVITALLGTRLKWHSMKRAGTADPYLVEAPSPSPSPSPPEEERPSLQGSRT
- the cysD gene encoding sulfate adenylyltransferase subunit CysD, yielding MTTVASSAAGLPTGGAPHLSHLDVLESEAVHILREVAGEFENPVVLFSGGKDSIVMLHLALKAFTPAPVPFALLHVDTGHNFPEVLAFRDRVVAEHGLRLHVASVQDYIDRGVLKERPDGTRNPLQTVPLTEKIAQERFDAVFGGGRRDEEKARAKERVFSLRDEFSQWDPRRQRPELWNLYNGRHAPGEHVRVFPLSNWTELDVWQYIAREDIELPGIYFAHEREVFQRAGMWLTAGEWGGPKEGETVEKRLVRYRTVGDMSCTGAVDSDATTLDAVITEIAGSRLTERGATRADDKMSEAAMEDRKREGYF
- the cysC gene encoding adenylyl-sulfate kinase yields the protein MASPPSSRVRHRTGCTVWLTGLPSAGKSSVAQELATRLRAEGHRVEVLDGDEIRGNLSAGLGFSREDRDTHVRRIGMVAEVLARNGVIVLVPVIAPYRANRESVRLRHDLARIPYLEIHVAAPVEVCSVRDVKGLYAKQAAGAIQGVTGVDDPYEAPERPDLRLHTHREPVSVSADGVHLMLTERGLI
- a CDS encoding RrF2 family transcriptional regulator, which translates into the protein MRITARTDYAIRAMAELARSPQSPQKAEQLSDSQGIPVRFLLSILRELRQHRLVLSSRGPDGGYRLARPPEEISIADIIRAIDGSLANFRDLKLSDLSYPGPAAALPDVWRAVRVSLRQVLERVTLADLAVGELPPSVRQQAREYREDVRYPPS
- a CDS encoding LCP family protein gives rise to the protein MTETDPTVTRERFAERPSSRYGPRRAHARRPKKRRRLRRTVLVLLAAAVVAAGGTYGWAETRLRRDVDLGAYGDRPPPGEGTNYLIVGSDSRDGLSEGDVKDLHAGGGGGRRTDSMMLLHTGANGATMVSLPRDSWVTLPGRLDTTTGKTKRPEGDKLNAAFSYGGPELLAHTVERNTGLRIDHYAEIGFAGFVNIVDAIGGVRMCLDRDIKDEKSGADLRKGCHTLNGKQALAYVRQRHQEREGDLGRSKNQQKLLSTLAHQAARPDTLFDPTEIGPAARAGLDTLIVDEDMSLPDLSRMFRAVRSVSGGHGRRLNVPVSGIGIPTSKGNVLKWDPEKAPRLFADLRHDRPPAA